The sequence ttgaacgaaaaccGCACATCCGTGCATCACGGCCGACACAGAAGAGCTTATGCATTTTGCGTTCAGCAGATGTTCTCCAAACTGGCGCtatgcagagagacacagaggagacgaattgttgaataaagttgttatttctgttttctgtgtacaaaaagtattcccgACTCTTCACTGTTACAGTTGAACCGCTGATAGCAGATGGACTactctgacgatgtctttcatacttttcttgaCCTTGAcggtgtaatttacttggcaatcTATGGGACACTCACAAGACTCCTGGTTTTCATccgaaatgtcttaaattgtgttgcgaaaaaaaacaaaaacacttgccTCAAATACCCGGCTGAGTGGTGTGTTATTCCGCATTGCTTATGGCAGCAGTTGTTATCGGGGAATAACACACCTCGttgtgactgaccaatcagaatcaggtATTCCAGAGAGCAATGAAATACagctcattataatcagtgatgctgtctactgTACACTGCTGTCTACAGCGTGACACAATGTGGCATGACAAACCCAAGACAGTGAACCACATACTCTAAGCACTTGCAATACTTCTGACAGGAAGGACAAATGAATTTTCTGTGGTTACTGTTGCGTCCAGTGCTAATATTGCGACGCAACCagtcgcatccagtgtagacacaaTCTACACTATATTAGCATTCAGATTAACATTCAGTAACTTTGTTTGCTATAAGTGTGTGCTGTAGTGTGTGCCATCTacctccttaaagggatagttcacccaaaaatgaatcaaTTACTCACCCGCATGTTGTTTCAATGTGTGAATTTTTGAAGATATTTGAAGGAAGTTGTTAGTTacacagttgctggtagccataaTTTATGTCACAATCGCCAGCTGGAGACAAAGCCACTAGAAGTCAAGCCTGCAACCATTAGCCGAAAAAGCGTAACTGCTAACGGCATAAAGCCAACGGTCTGGCAGTGCGTGGGAAAGGAGACCAGAGGCCCTTTTTTAATGGAGGTCAACGGAGGAGAGGCTTCTTTATGCTAAATAGATAGAGAAGCTTTTTTTAGAGGAAATGGCTTATCACTGAATGAATCGAAAGTCTATCTGCTAATCTTCAACATGTTTTACACTAAATAATAATGTTCAGCTAAATAAAGcaaatgttcagattttgattaaagattaccaaGACAAACTATTTTTTCAGCCGATTAACTTGAACTGATTAATTGTTCACATCAAGACTTGCAATATGCGCtagtaaagtaaataaagtgcattttgatttcatggggactttaagATTTTAAGCCCTTAATGGCCACCAGAGTGcactccggccctccaggacgaGTTTGGCCACCTCTGTCCTAAACACAACGATGAAATGAAGTGAGACGGGCAGCAATGGTCAGAATATTACAGACAAAAGAATGTTGATTAGCAGCAGTTCTGAGTCATGTATCATGTACCatcagtcctttatgggaagtgtgaatgtTTCATAGTCTgtaaaactttagcatgatgtggaaaaGAATATTGGAGTTCAGTTTGTTACTttatagtgttcatttatttttattaaactggataaattgttacacctttttatattttatgtggtttcatgatttacttttaataataatggtttattattgtatatttgtttgacattttatttattgtataccctttaaatttgcttattgaaagaacaacagcagcagcagcagtgtggtgtaacatttatttgaaacacatgtatttggtacttgctaccttatatctttactcgttcctttcattcttttcatggctttggaaaacttgtctcggaTGTCTCTCGTCAACACCAAGCTTAGTTTCAGTTAATTTCTAGAAATGAAATGCTTTATCCGAATCTTTAAAATCTGTCCGCAAGTGATCGTACAGGTGCAGATATATTTGCGCCAGCTCAGCTATTTGACACTCCAGTGTATTCATGTTGCTAGTGACTTGCAGATGTGATTTATCGTCAAACcggtaatcgttacatccctatgtgaatgtttttatttttatttagctaaaGGGATGATCTGTTCAAATCAAACAACAATACTGTCAATCTTAAAAAGTGGTACCTTTTACAATTTTATCTGtggtgtttttacagtatttttttttaaagcttggtTTGTTACCTTATCTTCACTGCATCGAATAAATGCCAATTAATGATTCATTATTAAGTACTTGTGCTTTTACCCCTAAGGAAATTATATGAACCCTGatattttttctgttcttttaggTGGTTTTTTGGAAAGATGAGCCGTGTTGAAGCATTGCGTCACCTCATGTCAGCAGAAAATGATAATGGATCCTTTCTTGTGCGAATCAGTGAGACTGATATCATGAGCTTCGTACTCTCaggtgtgtgagtttgtgttgttTTCTGACAGCCATTAGGGAGTTTGTTACAGCACACATTGAAACCCAAGGTACAATTTCAGACTGAAGTTCTGAATCTTGTCTCTTAGTGAAATCACAGGCCAAAGCAAAGCACTTCAAGATCTATCATAATAGTGGTCATTTCTATGTGGATCCATCTCCTCAGTTTGCCAGTGTATTAGAGGTGGTTGAATATTATCAAACTCACCCACTCTCCACTTCGGATTTACTTCGGAAACCCTGCATTCGGGTAAGACTCTCTTTGTTTCCATTTTGGCTTATTTTCCTCTCCTCTGCTTGTCTTCTATGTGTATGTCCcgtcttcaccttttctctttTAGTTTTGTCAAATGAAGTGCTTGAAAGAGTTTCTTCATTGTTATGAGAATATCAACTTAATTTTGTCAGCTTAATCaacatgaagaaacaaattttTCACTCTCCTCCAGCATATGCTGATGTCTAATTGAAAAGCATCTGTCCCAGTATATATGTGAGAATGGTTCTTATTAAATGAAATGTGTTTGTAAACTTCCTTCCGCTGACTCATGTTTCTGTAGAAAAGGCCTCAGCTGCAGGATCTGTCTCCCTCCACAGTCGATGAATGGGAGCTGCCTAAAGATCAATTTACTCTTGACAAGATGCTCGGCGGTGGCCACTTTGCAGATGTTTACAGCGGCAAGTGGAAGAATCACACTAAAGTGGCCATCAAAATCCTCAAGAACAATGGTGAGCTCACAGCTAGAGGTGCCACAGAGAAGAGAGGGTTTTTTATAAGTAACTTTGAAACAGCATTGATGCCGTTTGCTGAAAAAATGGAACACTCCacttgaaaataggctcattttctaactcccctagagttaaacagtttggttttaccatttttgaatccattcagtcgatctccgggtctggcagtagcacttttagcttagcttagcatagatcattgaatcctattagaccattagcatctcgttcaaaaatgactaaagagtttctatatttttcctatttaaaacttgactcctctgtagttacatcatgtacttTCCGGCGGAAAATTAAAAGTTGCTATTTACgtctgaaaatagtccccagcaaaTCTACTATCGCTACAACTACACAAAcaagctggggactattttctgGCGCTGCataaatcgcaacttttcattttccgccGGCCTTAGTACGCGATGTAACTACAAGACAGTAGATGTGCAGTCCCATGGATGTACCTGACAACACGGCTCAATGCTGTGGATCAAAAAGATATACATGGCTGGAAAGAGTTAGTAAACATTACTAAAGACTCTGACTTTCATAAATCTATGTAAGGAATAAAATAGACACAAAAGAAGTGTAACACCAGTGTTTAAACCACCTTTTCTCAAGAGTGGTTATCCGAGTAAAACCACTTCAAAAGCAAGATACACAATACTTCAGACAGAACCCCAGGATCTGCTGGGAGTCTTTCTTTTGCCGCTAACAGTGTTCAGGAATTTTCTTCAGGGGAGGAACTGAGCAAGCATGACATGGATAGGCAGTTTTTGCATGTAAATGAGTAATGTGACTTTGGGGGgtaaaaaacacatatatataattcaagCAAAATATCCTTATGAAGGCAACCACCTGCTTAGTGGCCTCAGGACATAAATACCTAGCAGCTTTACAACCAATCATTTAGGATTGTACATTGCACACATTAGAGGTGGTTTCTGAAGTAGCAGTATATGTGAACACAATGTAGCTCATGCAGAATGGCAGTGATCCTGAACGTCACACTGGTAAATCTACAACTGAATACCTCGAGCAGAAAAATATTCATCTTTCAATCCTGACTGGAATATTGTGGTTCGATTCACCCAAGTGGAATAAATGCATTACTACAGATACACTGCAATACAACAGaatctaaaatgtaaataatataaattgtgtATTATATGATGACTTCCTTCCTACTCCATTTGTagattgtttttcttgtttcaatCTAACAAAATTCAAtgaagattgtttaaaacaagacATTTCGTTTTTCTGTGTAACTGTAAGAGCTTTCTCTAATAAATacgaaatatatttttatacttttttttataaatacacatatttGTAATAAATCCACATAATaacttgttttgtgtattttattataacCCAGATGCTCTTGTGCAGAAGGACTTTCAGTTGGAGGTGCAGATCATGAAGCGTTTGCGTCACAGACACCTGATTTCTCTCTTTGCCGTCTGCACTTCCTCCGCCCCATTTTACATCATCACCGAACTAATAGAGAAGGGAGATCTGCTTAATTTCCTCAAAAGTCAGTGACTGTCCCTTGGATGTGTATGATTGAAGGCAATTTGCCACTCTGTATTAATGTTATGTAActattctgtctctctttctctctcacttctTAATTTGATCTGTCTTTTATGCATCACCCTCCATCTCTCAGATGCAGAGGGTAGTGCATTGGACATGGAGTCTCTGATCGACATGGCAGCCCAAGTGGCAGATGGGATGGCATACTTAGAGACACACAACAGTATTCATAGAGACCTTGCAGCGAGAAATGTTCTAGTCGGGGAGGGATATGTCTGCAAAATTGCTGATTTTGGCCTAGCTCGAGTCATTAAGGTGAGCTGAAATGATATGCTATGTTTCTCTTTTTTGTGATACACAtactatgtaaaaataaatgcacattatttGCTCATGCTTGCTTGCATGCCAATATGCAACTAAAAAGTAGAGAGGAACTGGCACCTTATTTCAGCAACTTTAAGTACTGCATACTAAAAATTACTCTTGAGTTACTTTAAATGTCATCCTGGTTAATGGAAATCTTAGTAAGGAACAGTGTTTGCATCATAGGATGCACCTGATCCTCTTTGCTATACATTATGATACAGTGCAATCATCAGATCTAACCAAACCTATGGTTGATTCATATCTAGGAGCCCGTTTATATATCTGATGAGAAGAAGATCCCATATAAATGGACCGCGCCTGAGGCTATCGGTCACGGCCGTTACTCAAGCAAATCTGATGTGTGGTCATTTGGGATTCTTCTTTATGAGATTGTCACATATGGAGCAATACCTTATCCAGGTCAGATTCAAGATGAAACTTTTATTCtgtataaatgacaaaaatatttaaagttcacatTTTCACATGTTAAGCCTTATATTGttcttataattttttattattattgttagctTAGTCTTGTACCTTCTTTTGTAGGTGTCCGTAATGGTGATGTGTATGATCTCGTCACACGGGACAACTTTAGGATGCCTTCACCATCTAATTGTCCAGAGGTTATTTATAACATCATGCGATCTTGCTGGAAAGCAGAGCCAGAGGACCGTCCGACTTTTACGATTCTGAGGCATGAACTAGGCAACTATCAAGGCACCTAAAGGGGACTTGGATAAACTGAACAGTCAGATTCCACCCCTTCCAAACATCCTGAGATCTTAAACACTTATATAGCAAAACAAGACTGACCTTGAACAATGCTTAAGGACAGATGCATCATACAGTCCGTCATCTTTGATGGATTAAATGGACTGTAGATTATCCATATCAGTTTTCAGATTATGAGGAAGAGGCATGCATGaagcactttttaaaattaatttgtgttCAAAGCAATTATTGTCTGAatttaatgagattttttttattttgtttttatttttataaataattttaggaGTGGATTTTACTGATTAGAAgtccataaaaaagaaaaaaaaactttttaaatctgtaatggacaatcagttcagttcagggacattaaaatataaattaaaatctcTGTTTTATTatcaatatgataaaaaaaaatatatatagaggaTGTTTTCTTCTTAAATATTTCATGCAAATGTGACTATTTATCATACACCTTGTCAGGGTtcagggctaatcacctgccttttggggttgtgaatgtgtgtttggatggtttgacagctcactgcgtctgcctgtttgatttgagttttccccgccctccttgtttctccgttgtttctccgttgttaaccttaattgttcgccacctgttctcaatgttcttctaatttcttccctttataattccctgtgtttctctgtccatggccagactgttgtaactcttatcaatagctcgagctggtctgtgtactcaccttgtcttgtcttcaggctccagtgtcttttgctgttttgctctgcctcttgttctcatgaatgcagtactcctagaagattccagctctcatttctctgggtctcggctgttgaacgagctaaactgtggaacgatactcatctgcctgGTCTTATCTGCgttcaataaagctcagtgtaacccgcaactgaatccagcccgtttcATCCTGACacacatgaaattaaaatattcagTATAAAGCTAGATGAATGTCAAAAGGAAATATACAAAATGCTATAAATCAACATTTAAGATATGTTGCTTCATGTTGATTTGAATATGTAAAAGACTGTGCTGTACTGTTTGAACtatatatattgtattgatgTACTTCATATGGataatgtttgttttaatgttaatcttacattgccaaaaaaaaataaaaatacttccaAGACAGAAAATATACCAAGTCAGGCATATAAATATGTCAGAACTCCTTTGTTTAAAGATTTTCttcattactttttatttaacatttttatccaGAGTAATGCAGCAATAGCATTACATAAGAAAATATTAAGGGTAGGGCGAGCTTGCAATCATATGCAAATTTGTATTGCCATATCTGCAAATTCAAAGGTCTTGGGACTAATTTAGATAACAGTGTTTGTTTTGGCAATGTAATATTCTAAATTGATTAAGCTGGGTTCACCCAATAGATGAATCAGACCTGTACAATATCTAATGTCACCAGCAGATGGCGACACACCATTATTTCAGAGGTAAGCTGTTGCAGTTTTATGTAGTGGCATGTCATTTACTCGTTGCAAAGCACgaaacggcaaaaaaaaaaaaaaaaatatatatatatatatatatatatatatatatatatttcagaacaTGTTTTTCAAATTGTTATGCTTATGTCATGAGGCCAATGATGTACTAGACTCATCCATAAACACTGCCACCCTCAAGCTGTAACTACAACAACAAACACCATATACCTCTATGGAGGCTTTTCTATGTTTCACATACAAATAAGCTGTTTTCTGACAGTAATGACAAGACAAGAGCTGTTGATGTATGGGATCATGTGCTGTCCTCAGAGACATGGACATTCCTGTTATTCCTTTTAGCATAACACATTTTAGCATCATTTCTTAAGATACTGTATTTCTTTATGGCACTATCAAAATGAAATGTACATGGGgtggtttttaaatattttcattacaTTGATTTGCCATTGATATGCAGTAacaattaacattaaaaacacagtttaaaaaatattactacgGTGCCCaggagagaacatggtcggttcacttagCTTTGCCGTGGCCACAAGATAATAATATAGCTATAGCCCCATCAAGAACTTTGACAGTTATGCCAATAAAGTTTTGACGTGATGATTAATCagtgtgttgtgttttcatttacaaatgaaagtaCGTGAATGATTAATTCCTCGAAGAAACACTATTGTATTTATAATTCTGGTCTATTAATTAGCCGAAATAAAATGAAacgtgttaaatttcaaatgcattcaagcAAAAActccagtcagcataatcaaagcttgaTTTTCATGTTGAGCATGTACAaaaggctattatttacaaaactatTCTGAATGTTTTGAAGAGATCGAAATGAagcaataaaagaatataaactaatataaaatataaccaataataatagtctaataataataataatatacaaatattacggGGAAAAGACAATCAGTTAATGGACTTAtaagactgtaggatggataaaaatgtttacttgtaggcctattttatattatgcactctgtaacatttattcatgataaacttcatttgaatgctgactatcACACGTAATAAAGTCCAGTAGCCAAGACATATGGTtaacataataatttaataatgaaatgttttctataataattaatataattgtgagattcaaaataaaatattcatgatAATCTCTGATAATtctgggttgctatggtcacgcaggtttgtttaagcattaaactcgtggccactaGAAAAACATGTCTTTCCCTTAACATAGCATCtggaggccacgacataaggatgttgaTATCtcaacaaaatgatctcgtggccacgacatattatcatgTTCTCACAAGTTATTGTCtaggccacgacaaaactaagtgaaccaacCATGTTCCCTCCCGGGCACCGTAAATTACAGATGTTTctgtttctaatctttttataggTTACACTTTCCACCTTGTAAGTGTTTTAGAAAACCCATTTACCTAAAAATCCAGTTCCTAATGACATCGTCCACCAGGAAGTAATTTATTTTAGTGGGAAAACAACAGCATAGACAACGGTAAGTTTGAAATATCAAATAAAGGCTATTTTGTAAACCTTAACAAACAGTTAATCGCTTAATCTAACAGGTATCCAGCTTTGCTTGAAGTCGCTCAGAGTAATGATGGTGTTATGGTGACATGATCTCTTCCAGGGAAAGCTCCTCTAGTTCCCCATGTGACAGTGATTTATGGTCAGACTCAGCCatgcagcaggaggaggaggttcaAAGAGCTGCTCATGCTGTCAGAGCGTGATCAGCGCTGGATCTGCTCCTGTCACTCATTTCTActggaaaacagctgttttcacttCCCTGTACAATCGATATGTTTGATCTTAGCATGCAAACCATCTAGCTAGCCTAGTATAACATTTTTCACGTAAGGTGATTGCACTTTCCATTTAGCTTAGGCAACTCCAATATGCAATTAATTGTTTGAATTGTTTAACTGGGTCTGTATTTTGGATTCAGGGCCAGTCTTGGTACTTAAAACTGCACATTTCTaaacaaaaaatgcatttctGTGAATTCAGCCTGGTCAAAGTTCACCTAAGGCAACTTTAAATCACAAAATATGACAATAACAATAATCACAAGTAGCCTATTACATGACCTCAAGTTCATAAGCTTGGACCAAAAGCTTGCATTAAATATTAGCAGGAAATTCCCAAGTCAATGTAGcactttttgcatttattttattaaaaggagCAAAATTATCAAAATACTAAGCTTAGGTCAACAGATTACtgtatatcattatttttttatattttgcttttgCCTTGTGCTGTAATTGTTTTGTGCCATTATTGTTTATATCTATCACTTCTGTGCACTTCAACAATCTGTTGTGGTTttggatcttaaaaaaaaaaaaataggtcagCCACTCTGCATGTCTTCCCCGGGCTGCAGCACCCTGTCTGATGTGTGCTAGTGTGCCACACTGTTAACCACACGAGTGAGTATCGACACTTCTGAGGGCAACAACTAACCAGGCAGTTTATATGACCTTACCATGCTGTCATCGTTCAGTGTGTAACATTACTCT is a genomic window of Carassius carassius chromosome 46, fCarCar2.1, whole genome shotgun sequence containing:
- the LOC132129234 gene encoding protein-tyrosine kinase 6-like; protein product: MGECLRTTCPCLKTLWDRIYGSSTTDGENSVKADSDHTGDVLGNTQSDRYGQTAGEPLPARKTAALHTTLWDFEARDGRELSFKAGDMLEIVTSSGDWWSAKKIDSLGRVATGFVPFNYLARAESVESQPWFFGKMSRVEALRHLMSAENDNGSFLVRISETDIMSFVLSVKSQAKAKHFKIYHNSGHFYVDPSPQFASVLEVVEYYQTHPLSTSDLLRKPCIRKRPQLQDLSPSTVDEWELPKDQFTLDKMLGGGHFADVYSGKWKNHTKVAIKILKNNDALVQKDFQLEVQIMKRLRHRHLISLFAVCTSSAPFYIITELIEKGDLLNFLKNAEGSALDMESLIDMAAQVADGMAYLETHNSIHRDLAARNVLVGEGYVCKIADFGLARVIKEPVYISDEKKIPYKWTAPEAIGHGRYSSKSDVWSFGILLYEIVTYGAIPYPGVRNGDVYDLVTRDNFRMPSPSNCPEVIYNIMRSCWKAEPEDRPTFTILRHELGNYQGT